In the Brassica napus cultivar Da-Ae chromosome A7, Da-Ae, whole genome shotgun sequence genome, one interval contains:
- the LOC106352890 gene encoding ABC transporter G family member 18, with the protein MPRVSATSQEISPHGGNESPTLGELLKHFDDGDRKKHSGEEASFHHILDLASPELRPVPFLLSFNNLSYDVKVRLRFNFSSPAPVKTLLDGVSGEACNGDILAVLGASGAGKSTLIDALAGRVSNLRGTVTLNGEKILQTRMLKVISAYVMQDDLLFPMLTVKETLMFASEFRLPRSLSKSKKTERVETLIDQLGLRNAADTIIGDEGHRGVSGGERRRVSIGIDIIHDPIVLFLDEPTSGLDSTNAFMVVQVLRRIARSGSIVIMSIHQPSARVIDLLDRLIILSRGKSVFNGSPTSLPTFLSDFGHPVPEKENITEFTLDLVRKLEGSTEGARELVEFNEKWQHNQSARATPMTTPYQGLSLKESITASVSRGKLVSGSTCSNPISMESVSSYANSPLVETFILAKRYMKNWMRTPELMGTRIATVMVTGLLLATVYWRLDNTPRGAQERMSFVAYGMSTMFYVCADSVPAFIQERFIFLRETTRNAYRTSSYVISHSLVSLPQLLALSIAFAATTFWTVGLSGGLESFFFYCLIIYAGFWSGSSFVTFVSGLVPNVMISFMITIAYLSYCLLMGGFYINRDRIPIYWIWFHYISLLKYPYEAVLINEFDDPSRCFVRGVQVFDGTLLAKVPEAMKVKLLDTMSDSLGTNITESTCLRTGPDLLLQQGISQLSKWDCLWITLAWGLFFRILFYFSLLFGSKNKRT; encoded by the exons ATGCCTCGTGTTTCAGCGACATCCCAAGAAATCTCCCCCCACGGCGGCAACGAGTCACCGACGCTCGGCGAACTGCTAAAACACTTCGATGACGGTGACCGGAAAAAACATTCCGGCGAAGAAGCTTCGTTTCATCACATACTTGACCTCGCTTCCCCTGAACTACGACCCGTGCCATTTCTCTTGTCCTTCAACAATCTCAGCTACGACGTCAAAGTTCGCCTGCGGTTTAACTTCTCGTCGCCGGCTCCGGTGAAAACTCTGCTTGACGGTGTTTCCGGCGAAGCTTGCAACGGCGATATCCTCGCCGTTCTCGGAGCAAGCGGAGCTGGGAAGTCCACCTTGATAGACGCTTTGGCGGGAAGAGTGAGTAACTTGAGAGGCACGGTAACTCTAAACGGAGAGAAGATTCTACAAACTCGTATGCTAAAAGTGATATCAGCGTACGTGATGCAAGACGACCTCTTGTTCCCGATGCTCACCGTCAAAGAAACCCTAATGTTCGCTTCCGAGTTTCGTCTCCCAAGAAGCTTGTCCAAGTCGAAGAAAACAGAGCGCGTTGAAACCCTAATCGACCAGTTAGGGCTTAGAAATGCGGCTGATACGATAATAGGAGATGAAGGACACCGTGGAGTCTCCGGCGGAGAGCGGCGGCGTGTTTCGATCGGGATCGATATTATCCATGATCCTATTGTCTTGTTCCTCGACGAACCTACTTCAGGGTTGGACTCCACCAACGCGTTTATGGTGGTGCAG GTTCTTAGACGTATAGCTAGGAGTGGCAGTATTGTAATTATGTCGATACATCAACCTAGCGCTCGAGTCATAGACTTGCTCGATCGTCTTATCATATTGTCTCGTGGCAAGAGTGTGTTCAATGGATCTCCGACAAGTCTTCCCACATTCTTGTCGGATTTCGGACATCCAGTTCCGGAGAAAGAGAACATAACCGAGTTCACACTTGACCTAGTTCGAAAGCTCGAAGGGTCTACCGAAGGAGCTAGAGAGTTAGTAGAGTTCAACGAGAAGTGGCAACACAACCAATCAGCTcgagccacgccaatgaccacACCTTACCAAGGCTTGTCTTTAAAAGAATCCATTACCGCAAGTGTTTCAAGAGGCAAACTAGTCTCTGGCTCGACCTGTTCCAACCCCATTTCGATGGAGTCAGTATCTTCATACGCAAACTCTCCACTGGTCGAGACGTTCATCTTAGCCAAACGGTACATGAAAAACTGGATGCGTACACCTGAGCTCATGGGAACACGGATCGCTACTGTCATGGTCACTGGTCTTCTCTTAGCTACTGTATATTGGAGGCTTGACAATACTCCAAGAGGTGCACAAGAGAGAATGTCTTTTGTTGCATACGGCATGTCCACAATGTTCTACGTCTGCGCAGACAGTGTCCCTGCTTTCATCCAAGAGCGgttcattttcttgagagagACAACGCGCAACGCCTACAGAACATCTTCTTATGTCATCTCTCACTCTCTTGTATCATTGCCTCAGCTACTCGCTCTCTCCATTGCATTTGCTGCAACCACGTTCTGGACAGTTGGTTTAAGCGGCGGGTTAGAGAGCTTCTTCTTTTACTGCCTCATAATCTACGCAGGCTTTTGGTCTGGATCATCTTTTGTCACCTTCGTATCTGGTTTGGTTCCGAATGTCATGATAAGTTTCATGATCACTATTGCCTATCTTTCATACTGTCTACTGATGGGTGGATTCTACATCAACCGGGATCGGATACCTATCTACTGGATATGGTTTCATTACATTTCATTGTTGAAGTATCCCTATGAAGCTGTCTTGATCAACGAGTTTGATGACCCATCTCGGTGTTTTGTTAGAGGAGTCCAAGTATTTGATGGTACGCTTTTGGCGAAAGTGCCTGAAGCGATGAAGGTTAAGCTCCTAGATACAATGAGTGACTCTTTGGGAACAAACATAACGGAGTCCACATGCTTGAGAACAGGACCTGACTTACTTTTGCAGCAAGGTATTTCTCAGTTGAGCAAATGGGACTGCTTGTGGATTACGTTAGCTTGGGGTCTCTTCTTTAGGATATTGTTTTACTTCTCGTTGTTGTTTGGAAGCAAGAATAAGAGGACGTGA